A DNA window from Brachionichthys hirsutus isolate HB-005 chromosome 10, CSIRO-AGI_Bhir_v1, whole genome shotgun sequence contains the following coding sequences:
- the LOC137900363 gene encoding histamine N-methyltransferase-like, with protein sequence MTHPSLHSMPSTLPSVHTDGGRYRQAYQHLHECCNEHQGMRDFFKNELPDIMSSALNGKSVLNVIVFGSGSGHLDLDMLSAIHLKYPEVTVANEVVEPSTHFFHQYKDLVSQTPGLDYINCSWKQLTVEEFEKDWKENETTKKVDLIHMFQMLYYVKDFRHTISFLQSLLNKNGKLLISIQTGDNGWSRLEKKYYKEFAGWLCPFSDDVKRELDAKGQRYQSYCLQSQVDITECFNEGDKNGDLILDYITEVLNFRKSASAELKAGVLEMLGHPDCSVKSNGKIMLDSSSEVIVIDPLI encoded by the exons ATGACGCATCCGTCACTTCAT AGCATGCCATCTACACTGCCTTCTGTGCACACTGATGGTGGTAGGTACCGCCAAGCGTACCAACATTTACACGAGTGCTGCAATGAGCATCAAGGTATGCGGGACTTCTTCAAAAATGAGCTGCCAGATATAATGTCCAG CGCTCTAAATGGAAAGTCCGTCCTAAACGTCATTGTGTTTGGAAGTGGATCTG GCCACCTTGACTTGGACATGCTCTCTGCCATCCATCTGAAGTACCCAGAGGTGACCGTGGCTAATGAGGTGGTGGAGCCAAGCACCCACTTTTTCCATCAATACAAAG ATCTGGTGTCTCAGACTCCGGGTTTAGATTACATCAACTGTAGCTGGAAGCAATTGACAGTTGAAGAGTTTGAGAAGGACTGGAAAGAGAACGAGACGACCAAGAAGGTTGACTTAATTCACATGTTCCAG ATGCTGTATTACGTGAAGGACTTTCGACACACCATCAGCTTCTTGCAGAGTCTCCTCAACAAGAATGGAAAACTTCTAATCAGTATCCAGACTG GTGACAACGGTTGGTCACGGTTGGAAAAGAAATACTACAAAGAGTTCGCCGGCTGGCTCTGCCCGTTCAGTGACGACGTGAAACGTGAACTGGACGCCAAGGGGCAGCGCTACCAGAGCTACTGTCTGCAAAGTCAGGTCGACATCACAGAGTGCTTCAATGAGGGGGATAAGAACGGAGACCTGATTCTTGATTATATAACTGAGGTGCTGAACTTCAGAAAGTCGGCCTCAGCTGAACTAAAAGCAGGAGTCCTGGAGATGCTTGGCCACCCAGACTGCAGTGTGAAGTCCAATGGAAAGATTATGCTAGACAGCAGCTCTGAGGTGATCGTCATCGATCCGCTCATTTAA
- the LOC137900485 gene encoding histamine N-methyltransferase-like → MISLFTNGDRYHKSFQQFLQRSDEYDSMQNFIDNLLPDILESSVKDMSELNIIGVGSGSGELDLNIISAFHRKYPEVTVENEVVEPILQQLDQYRDLVARAPGLDHIKFHWYEMTAESFEAHWKENKRTKKVDVILMFQMLYYEDFSATIDFFKSLLDTNGKLVISLLAENSGWAKLDKAYGVQLTDSFNITADNIKQYLDSKGLRYQTYLLPSQIDVTACFIEGDEEGEMMLDFLTEVLHFSQSSSPELKAGIMEFIRHPDCSVESNGKVMFNNDNEIIVVINSI, encoded by the exons ATGATATCGCTGTTTACTAATGGAGACAGGTACCACAAATCGTTCCAGCAATTCCTGCAACGCTCCGATGAGTATGACTCCATGCAGAACTTCATCGACAATCTGCTTCCAGATATTCTGGAAAG CAGTGTAAAAGATATGTCCGAGCTAAACATCATCGGAGTTGGAAGTGGATCTG GTGAGCTCGACCTCAACATCATCTCTGCGTTCCACCGGAAGTACCCAGAGGTGACTGTGGAGAATGAGGTGGTGGAGCCCATCCTCCAGCAGCTAGATCAATACAGAG ATTTGGTGGCTCGGGCTCCAGGATTAGATCACATCAAATTTCACTGGTATGAAATGACTGCTGAATCTTTTGAGGCGCATTGGAAAGAGAacaagaggacaaagaaggtgGACGTCATTCTCATGTTCCAG ATGCTGTACTACGAGGACTTCAGCGCCACCATCGACTTCTTCAAGAGTCTCCTCGACACAAATGGGAAGCTTGTTATCAGTCTCCTTGCCG AAAATAGTGGATGGGCAAAGCTGGACAAGGCCTACGGCGTCCAGCTGACTGATTCCTTCAATATCACTGCTGATAACATCAAACAGTATTTGGACTCCAAAGGACTGCGCTACCAGACGTATTTGCTGCCATCTCAAATAGATGTCACGGCTTGTTTTATTGAGGGggatgaggaaggagagatgATGCTTGATTTTCTTACTGAGGTGCTGCACTTCAGTCAGTCATCCTCACCTGAACTAAAAGCTGGGATCATGGAGTTCATTCGCCACCCGGATTGTAGCGTGGAGTCAAATGGCAAGGTTATGTTTAAcaatgataatgaaataatagTGGTAATCAACTCAATAtaa